The following proteins are encoded in a genomic region of Streptomyces sp. SLBN-31:
- a CDS encoding Atu4866 domain-containing protein: protein MTGNTEEGHTDVVGMWVTADGHIRQELLPDGRYDEARGNRSSAYTGRYTVTGNHIDYVDDSGFTATGDIRDGVLYHEHLVLHREETQV, encoded by the coding sequence ATGACAGGGAACACGGAGGAGGGCCACACCGACGTGGTCGGCATGTGGGTGACCGCGGACGGTCACATCCGCCAGGAGTTGCTGCCGGACGGCCGGTACGACGAGGCCCGCGGCAACCGAAGCAGCGCGTACACGGGCCGCTACACGGTGACCGGCAACCACATCGATTACGTCGACGACTCCGGGTTCACCGCGACGGGCGACATCCGCGACGGGGTGCTCTACCACGAGCACCTCGTGCTCCACCGAGAGGAAACGCAGGTATGA
- a CDS encoding helix-turn-helix transcriptional regulator, with the protein MTDNHLGEFLRACRAALRPQDVGMASYGVRRVAGLRREEVAVLAGVNADYYTRLEQGRERHPSAQVLDALGRALRLGPDAHAHLHQLAGTAPTNQFTHTTDRVSPALRQLMDGYPGAPAFVINRTLDVLAANALAEALHSPFEQADNLARMTFLDPAGRQFYTRWSRTAQATVGHLRQAAGLDPDNPRLRELVHALTEHSADFTRLWNTHAVRGKTQDAKHFLHPNVGPLTLTYQAFDVRDAPGQQLVIYQAEPGSPSAQVLNLLGSLHATSNQTAM; encoded by the coding sequence ATGACCGACAACCACCTGGGAGAGTTCCTGCGCGCATGCAGGGCGGCCCTGCGGCCGCAGGACGTCGGCATGGCGAGCTACGGCGTGCGCAGAGTCGCCGGACTGCGCCGTGAGGAGGTCGCCGTCCTGGCCGGGGTGAACGCGGATTACTACACCCGCCTGGAACAGGGGCGCGAACGCCACCCCTCGGCCCAGGTGCTCGACGCGCTCGGCCGAGCCCTGCGACTGGGCCCCGACGCCCACGCGCACCTGCACCAGCTGGCCGGGACAGCGCCGACCAACCAGTTCACCCACACAACGGACCGGGTCAGTCCCGCCCTTCGCCAGTTGATGGACGGCTACCCGGGCGCCCCGGCGTTCGTCATCAACCGGACCCTGGACGTCCTGGCAGCCAACGCCCTGGCCGAGGCCCTGCACTCACCCTTCGAGCAGGCGGACAATCTGGCCCGCATGACCTTCCTCGACCCGGCGGGCCGACAGTTCTACACCCGGTGGAGTCGCACGGCGCAGGCCACCGTGGGCCACCTGCGCCAGGCGGCCGGCCTCGACCCGGACAACCCGCGGCTGCGGGAACTCGTCCACGCCCTCACCGAGCACAGCGCGGACTTCACCCGCCTGTGGAACACCCACGCCGTGCGAGGCAAGACCCAGGACGCCAAGCACTTCCTCCACCCGAACGTCGGCCCCCTGACCCTCACCTACCAGGCCTTCGACGTACGCGACGCTCCGGGCCAGCAACTCGTCATCTACCAGGCCGAACCCGGCAGCCCCAGCGCCCAGGTCCTCAACCTGCTCGGCTCCCTCCACGCCACCTCGAACCAGACCGCCATGTAG
- a CDS encoding SDR family oxidoreductase, producing the protein MKVVVIGGTGLIGSKVVARLGEHGHEAVAAAPGTGVDTLTGAGLAEVLRDASVVVDVSNSPSFKDEDVMDFFRTSTTNLLKAEAEAGVAHHVALSVVGTERLLESGYFRAKQVQEDLIRASNVPWSIVHATQFFEFVKGLADGMTEGDTVRLPDAKIQPMVSDDVAAAVGRTAVGDPVGGVVETGGPEVFRLEEFIRMGLAAQNDSREVVTDPQARYWGAELRDDTLLPGPHAHLAETRFADWLARRK; encoded by the coding sequence ATGAAGGTTGTAGTGATCGGTGGCACCGGGCTCATCGGCTCGAAGGTGGTCGCACGGCTCGGCGAACACGGGCACGAGGCGGTCGCGGCAGCGCCCGGCACGGGCGTCGACACGCTGACCGGTGCGGGACTGGCCGAGGTCCTGCGGGACGCGTCGGTCGTGGTCGACGTCTCCAACTCCCCCTCGTTCAAGGACGAGGACGTCATGGACTTCTTCCGCACGTCCACGACCAACCTCCTCAAGGCGGAGGCCGAGGCCGGTGTGGCGCACCATGTCGCCCTGTCCGTCGTCGGCACCGAACGCCTGCTGGAGAGCGGGTACTTCCGGGCCAAGCAGGTCCAGGAGGACCTGATCAGGGCGTCGAACGTCCCCTGGTCGATCGTGCACGCCACCCAGTTCTTCGAGTTCGTGAAGGGACTCGCCGACGGGATGACCGAGGGCGACACCGTCCGCCTGCCCGACGCGAAGATCCAGCCCATGGTCTCCGACGACGTCGCCGCGGCCGTCGGCCGTACCGCGGTCGGCGACCCGGTGGGCGGCGTGGTGGAGACCGGCGGCCCCGAGGTCTTCCGGCTCGAGGAGTTCATCCGTATGGGACTGGCCGCGCAGAACGACTCCCGCGAGGTCGTCACGGACCCGCAGGCCCGCTACTGGGGTGCCGAGTTGCGGGACGACACGCTTCTGCCGGGCCCGCACGCGCACCTCGCCGAGACCCGCTTCGCCGACTGGCTCGCGCGGCGGAAGTGA